A part of Nesterenkonia lutea genomic DNA contains:
- a CDS encoding methyltransferase domain-containing protein, producing MNLSRRDEQLLELMDDPNCDPQRLNATLRRFGLVNRLISGWDLIYRRRLRGILTSLDRPARVLDLGSGGGDVLARLAELAARDGIAVDWTGADPDPRAHEAARARAEPGISFLCADADELISRGESFDVVLSNHVLHHLSAAELQQFTAASRQLCSGTVMHTDIARGRLAYGLYSVAITPLAPGTFLRTDGLRSIRRSYQRAELASALGPDWDVSSPAPFRLLAQGAGHV from the coding sequence GTGAACCTCTCCCGTCGCGACGAGCAGCTGCTCGAGCTCATGGATGACCCGAACTGCGATCCACAGCGCCTGAACGCGACCCTGCGCCGGTTCGGACTGGTCAACCGCCTGATCTCCGGCTGGGACCTGATCTACCGCCGTCGGCTGCGCGGCATCCTGACCAGCCTCGACCGGCCGGCCCGCGTGCTGGATCTCGGCTCCGGAGGTGGTGACGTCCTCGCCCGCCTGGCCGAGCTGGCGGCCCGCGACGGCATCGCGGTGGACTGGACCGGGGCCGACCCGGATCCGCGGGCCCACGAGGCTGCCCGCGCCCGGGCCGAACCCGGCATCAGCTTCCTCTGCGCCGATGCCGATGAGCTGATCTCCCGCGGCGAGAGCTTCGACGTCGTGCTCTCCAACCACGTCCTGCACCACCTGAGCGCGGCCGAGCTTCAGCAGTTCACCGCCGCCTCCCGTCAGCTCTGCTCGGGCACGGTGATGCACACGGACATCGCCCGCGGGCGCCTCGCCTATGGGCTCTACTCCGTGGCCATCACCCCGTTGGCTCCCGGCACCTTCCTGCGCACGGACGGCCTGCGCTCGATCCGGCGCAGCTATCAGCGCGCGGAGCTGGCCTCCGCACTGGGCCCGGACTGGGACGTCTCCTCCCCCGCTCCCTTCCGGCTGCTGGCCCAGGGGGCCGGGCATGTCTGA
- a CDS encoding esterase/lipase family protein, producing the protein MIGRRKRHRSPACERSRPLSATLAEAGVNLEAWVRDYAYALHRQASGLVRRPDPQRYRRPDSTEPAIVLLPGIYETWSFMRPLADTLRERGFDVHAVLDLGYNGGTIADMAELVNEYIRREGVSRCVLVAHSKGGLIGKLLLAHHNEAGALQGMVALNTPFEGSPLARLLPLPAIRVFLPRSPELVELSASRDVDRHIVSIYGQFDPHIPGGSRLEGAHNIQLQTRGHFRPLGDARVHAAVLEGIRRLTR; encoded by the coding sequence ATGATCGGCCGGAGGAAGCGCCACCGCAGCCCCGCCTGCGAGAGGTCAAGGCCCCTGTCCGCGACGCTCGCCGAGGCGGGGGTCAACCTCGAGGCCTGGGTCCGCGACTATGCCTACGCGCTGCATCGCCAGGCCTCAGGCTTGGTGCGCCGACCCGATCCGCAGCGGTATCGCCGACCGGACTCGACGGAGCCCGCGATCGTGCTCCTGCCTGGGATCTACGAGACCTGGTCCTTCATGCGTCCGTTGGCCGACACGCTCCGGGAGCGCGGCTTCGATGTGCACGCGGTCCTCGACCTCGGCTACAACGGCGGCACCATTGCGGACATGGCAGAGCTGGTGAACGAGTACATCCGCCGAGAGGGGGTCAGCCGCTGCGTGCTCGTGGCGCACAGCAAGGGAGGGCTCATCGGCAAGCTCCTGCTCGCCCACCACAACGAGGCCGGGGCGCTGCAGGGGATGGTCGCGCTCAACACCCCTTTTGAGGGGTCCCCGCTGGCTCGCCTGCTGCCGCTTCCCGCCATCCGGGTGTTCCTTCCACGCTCCCCAGAACTCGTCGAGCTGAGCGCCAGCCGGGACGTGGACCGGCACATCGTCTCGATCTACGGGCAGTTCGACCCGCACATCCCGGGCGGAAGCCGCCTCGAGGGCGCCCACAACATCCAGCTTCAGACGCGCGGGCACTTCCGGCCGCTCGGCGATGCCCGTGTGCACGCCGCGGTCCTCGAGGGGATTCGACGGCTCACCCGCTGA
- a CDS encoding type III polyketide synthase, with translation MPARITSIGTALPATSVPQQDLRAFFAEQPDASRLTRRLIGAAFDAAGIETRHTVLSGLAGTPDGEFIGEGATLLSPTTGTRNDLYRRAAPVLAAEAAGSALAQGDIMPSQVTHVVTVSCTGFFAPGLDYRLIRDLGLPETVERSHLGFMGCAAALPGLRAASQITAAQPGAVVLVVCVELCSLHIRDTADAEQIVAASVFADGAAAAVVTSDDAVGRAGGIRLERFATALTSEGESDMVWTIGDHGFNMTLSAEVPRIIGREIRAAVDRFLGEADAPAAWAVHPGGRSVLDRVETGLGLESTALSASRAVLRENGNMSSATLLFILRRLLEDPDVSGPIAALAFGPGLTVESALLHKIS, from the coding sequence ATGCCCGCGCGCATCACCTCAATCGGCACCGCACTGCCGGCGACATCGGTCCCGCAGCAGGACCTGCGCGCCTTCTTCGCTGAGCAGCCCGACGCCAGCAGATTGACGCGTCGGCTGATCGGCGCCGCCTTCGACGCCGCTGGCATCGAGACGCGCCACACCGTGCTGTCGGGTCTCGCCGGCACCCCCGACGGAGAGTTCATCGGCGAGGGCGCCACCCTGCTCTCCCCCACCACCGGCACGCGCAATGATCTCTACCGCCGCGCTGCCCCTGTGCTCGCGGCCGAGGCTGCCGGCAGCGCCCTCGCCCAGGGAGACATCATGCCCAGCCAGGTGACCCACGTCGTCACGGTCTCCTGCACGGGATTCTTCGCTCCCGGCCTGGACTACCGGCTGATCCGGGACCTCGGGCTGCCGGAGACGGTGGAGCGCAGCCACCTCGGGTTCATGGGCTGCGCCGCGGCGCTGCCAGGACTGCGGGCGGCCTCGCAGATCACCGCCGCCCAGCCTGGGGCGGTGGTGCTGGTGGTCTGCGTGGAGCTGTGCTCGCTGCACATCCGCGACACCGCCGATGCGGAGCAGATCGTCGCCGCCTCGGTCTTCGCCGATGGGGCCGCGGCGGCGGTGGTGACCTCCGACGACGCCGTCGGTCGGGCCGGCGGGATCCGCCTGGAGCGCTTCGCCACAGCCCTGACCAGCGAGGGAGAGTCCGACATGGTCTGGACCATCGGCGATCACGGCTTCAACATGACCCTCTCGGCCGAGGTCCCACGCATCATCGGACGCGAGATCCGCGCCGCCGTCGACCGCTTCCTCGGAGAGGCCGACGCCCCCGCGGCCTGGGCGGTGCACCCCGGGGGGCGCAGCGTCCTGGACCGGGTGGAGACCGGCCTGGGCCTGGAGTCCACCGCGCTGAGTGCCTCCCGCGCGGTGCTGCGCGAGAACGGAAACATGTCCAGCGCGACGCTGCTCTTCATTCTGCGCCGGCTGCTGGAGGACCCTGACGTCTCCGGGCCCATCGCGGCGCTCGCCTTCGGTCCCGGACTCACCGTGGAGTCTGCCCTGCTGCACAAGATCTCCTGA
- a CDS encoding ABC transporter ATP-binding protein: protein MTAVQHNEGAASAAEPAVDIRDLRISFATDGEPVSAVDGVSLHVQPGEVLAIVGESGSGKTVTAKSILGLLPDNATVSGAVVLQGNDVVQLSGAQLRQVRGRDVAMVFQEASTALNPVYTVGWQIAEGLRAHGKYSKKQARERAVEILGTVGIPDPEKRVDQYPHQFSGGQKQRVVIAMALALGSKVIVADEPTTALDVTVQAEILDLLRRVRDDFGRAIVLITHNMGVVADLADRVAVMYRGEVVEEADVRDLFANPQHEYTQHLLGAVPRLGAHTAYKVTAEAGPGEPAAPLVQARDLEIVYPGRLGRSGFRAVGGVNFTISPGEVLGLVGESGSGKTTIGRAIVGLTRATGGSLSVLGHEMVGFKERTFRPLRSRVGFVFQDPATSFNPLLTVGEAIAEPLLIHGEATDAAGTRARVNELLDSVHLPTHYGQRYPHELSGGQRQRASLARALALDPELLVADEPTSALDVSVQARVLEVFSELQERRGFATLFISHDLAVVGMLSDHIGVLYRGELVEHGTGRQVLTDPQHPYTQRLLASVPVPDPVEQQQRREALAAHRAAEG from the coding sequence ATGACCGCTGTTCAGCACAACGAAGGTGCGGCCTCCGCCGCCGAACCCGCCGTCGACATCCGTGATCTGCGCATCAGCTTCGCCACCGACGGCGAGCCGGTCAGCGCCGTGGACGGGGTTTCGCTGCACGTGCAGCCCGGCGAGGTGCTGGCGATCGTCGGCGAGTCCGGGTCCGGAAAGACCGTGACCGCCAAATCCATCCTCGGTCTGCTGCCCGACAACGCCACTGTCTCCGGTGCCGTGGTGCTTCAGGGCAACGACGTCGTCCAGCTCTCCGGCGCGCAGCTGCGCCAGGTCAGGGGCCGCGACGTGGCGATGGTCTTCCAGGAGGCCTCCACCGCGCTGAACCCGGTCTATACGGTCGGCTGGCAGATCGCCGAGGGCCTGCGCGCCCACGGCAAGTACTCCAAGAAGCAGGCGAGGGAACGCGCCGTCGAGATCCTCGGCACGGTCGGCATCCCCGACCCGGAGAAGCGGGTCGACCAGTACCCCCACCAGTTCTCCGGCGGACAGAAGCAGCGCGTCGTGATCGCCATGGCGCTGGCGCTGGGTTCCAAGGTCATCGTGGCCGATGAGCCCACCACGGCTCTGGACGTCACCGTGCAGGCTGAGATCCTGGACCTGCTGCGCCGGGTCCGTGATGACTTCGGCCGCGCCATCGTGCTCATCACCCACAACATGGGTGTGGTCGCAGACCTCGCCGACCGCGTCGCCGTGATGTACCGCGGTGAGGTGGTCGAGGAGGCCGATGTCCGCGACCTGTTCGCGAACCCCCAGCATGAATACACCCAGCATCTGCTCGGCGCCGTGCCGCGGCTCGGTGCCCACACCGCCTATAAGGTCACCGCTGAAGCGGGCCCGGGCGAGCCCGCGGCTCCGCTGGTCCAGGCCCGGGATCTGGAGATCGTCTACCCGGGCCGACTGGGTCGATCGGGGTTCCGCGCCGTCGGCGGGGTGAACTTCACGATCTCCCCCGGCGAGGTGCTCGGGCTGGTCGGGGAATCCGGGTCCGGCAAGACCACCATCGGCCGGGCTATCGTCGGGCTGACCCGCGCCACCGGAGGATCGCTGAGCGTGCTCGGCCACGAGATGGTGGGCTTCAAGGAGCGCACCTTCCGTCCGCTGCGCTCCCGGGTCGGATTCGTCTTCCAGGATCCCGCCACCAGCTTCAACCCGCTGCTGACCGTGGGGGAGGCCATCGCGGAGCCGCTGCTGATCCACGGCGAGGCCACTGATGCCGCCGGGACCAGGGCCCGGGTCAACGAGCTTCTCGACTCGGTGCACCTGCCCACGCACTATGGGCAACGCTACCCGCATGAGCTCTCCGGAGGTCAGCGCCAGCGTGCCAGCCTGGCCCGCGCACTCGCGCTGGACCCGGAGCTGCTGGTGGCCGATGAGCCGACCTCGGCGCTGGATGTCTCGGTGCAGGCGCGAGTGCTGGAGGTCTTCAGCGAGCTGCAGGAGAGACGCGGATTCGCCACCTTGTTCATCAGCCACGACCTGGCCGTGGTGGGGATGCTCTCTGACCACATCGGGGTGCTCTACCGCGGCGAACTCGTGGAGCACGGGACCGGCAGACAGGTCCTGACCGACCCGCAGCACCCCTATACGCAGCGTCTGCTGGCCTCGGTTCCGGTGCCGGACCCGGTGGAGCAGCAGCAGCGCCGCGAGGCCCTGGCCGCCCATCGCGCAGCGGAGGGCTGA
- a CDS encoding FAD-dependent oxidoreductase codes for MSEVIVIGAGPVGLLMAGELFRRGVSVEVLEQREQRGSDSRAIGVHAPVLAALEDSGLTEALLEHAVRVGRGEARSQGRLLGTVRFDRLSTRFPFVATLPQAATEKVLSTVAPEPQRGVQVSALCPAADHVDLRTSQRDRRAPLVVLAGGPRSRDLVYRNPAAHTYQDRYLMTDAEVSDREDAATAVVHLEKAGVLESFPLPGRRRRFVAWDFPRASAEARPRTARMERTLAAHGEKVTGDVTGFGVRRFVAPRMRSGRLLVIGDAAHEVSPIGGQGMNLGLLDAATLAPLLARWINTGSAPEESLQRWEQQRLGSARRAAALAGLNTRLGRPAAPTLNRLRGQGVRLMLGPGVGTAFTRAYAMGFDSAA; via the coding sequence ATGTCTGAGGTCATCGTGATCGGCGCAGGCCCGGTGGGCCTGCTGATGGCCGGCGAGCTGTTCCGCCGCGGGGTCAGCGTCGAGGTCCTGGAGCAGCGCGAGCAGAGGGGATCGGACAGCCGAGCCATCGGCGTCCATGCCCCGGTGCTCGCCGCATTGGAGGACTCCGGGCTCACGGAGGCCCTGCTGGAGCACGCGGTCCGGGTGGGCCGCGGCGAGGCCCGCTCCCAGGGTCGACTGCTGGGCACCGTGCGCTTCGACCGTCTCTCCACTCGATTTCCCTTCGTCGCCACGCTTCCGCAGGCCGCCACGGAGAAGGTGCTCTCGACAGTGGCGCCGGAGCCGCAGCGCGGAGTCCAGGTCAGCGCGCTCTGTCCCGCCGCGGACCATGTGGATCTGCGCACCAGCCAGCGGGATCGACGCGCCCCGCTCGTGGTCCTGGCCGGCGGGCCCCGCTCCCGCGACCTGGTGTACCGGAACCCCGCGGCGCACACCTACCAGGACCGCTATCTGATGACCGACGCCGAGGTCTCAGACCGCGAGGACGCGGCCACCGCCGTCGTCCATCTGGAGAAGGCCGGGGTGCTGGAGTCCTTCCCGCTGCCCGGACGACGACGACGCTTCGTCGCCTGGGACTTCCCGCGCGCCTCCGCAGAGGCCCGGCCGCGCACCGCCAGGATGGAACGGACGCTGGCGGCCCACGGCGAGAAGGTCACCGGCGATGTGACGGGGTTCGGGGTGCGCCGCTTCGTAGCTCCGCGAATGCGCAGCGGCCGTCTGCTGGTGATCGGGGATGCCGCCCACGAGGTCAGCCCGATCGGGGGCCAGGGCATGAACCTGGGCCTGTTGGACGCCGCCACACTGGCGCCCCTGCTGGCCCGATGGATCAACACCGGATCGGCCCCAGAGGAGTCCCTGCAGCGTTGGGAACAGCAGCGGCTGGGCTCCGCGCGCCGGGCCGCCGCACTCGCCGGGCTGAACACGCGGCTGGGCCGGCCCGCCGCACCGACGCTGAACCGGCTGCGCGGCCAGGGGGTGCGTCTGATGCTGGGCCCCGGCGTCGGCACCGCCTTCACCCGCGCCTACGCGATGGGCTTCGACTCCGCCGCCTGA
- a CDS encoding DinB family protein: MSSLDILRDIAQRPLDEARALRPALTPELVNAHPHHDNSIAWLLWHSAREIDEQIAALSGTEPAWTAQGFDARFSLGLEDHDMGLGHSGSQARQIHVEDTDLLLEHLRAAVQAQLTYLDSLDEADLTEVIDEQWDPPVTRSARLVSISLDAVAHVNQAAYITGMQSSAFSDEHPETA, translated from the coding sequence ATGAGCAGCCTCGACATTCTCAGAGACATCGCCCAGCGTCCTCTCGATGAGGCCCGGGCCCTGCGCCCGGCGCTGACGCCGGAGCTGGTGAACGCGCACCCGCATCATGACAATTCCATCGCTTGGCTGTTGTGGCACTCCGCCCGCGAGATCGATGAGCAGATCGCCGCGCTCTCCGGGACGGAACCGGCGTGGACCGCCCAGGGCTTCGACGCACGGTTCAGCCTCGGACTCGAGGATCACGACATGGGTCTTGGCCACAGCGGGAGCCAGGCCCGCCAGATCCACGTCGAGGACACCGACCTGCTGCTGGAGCACCTGCGCGCCGCGGTCCAGGCCCAGCTGACCTACCTCGACTCGCTGGACGAAGCCGACCTGACCGAGGTCATCGATGAGCAGTGGGACCCCCCGGTGACGCGCTCGGCGCGGCTGGTCAGCATCTCCCTGGACGCCGTGGCGCACGTCAACCAGGCGGCCTACATCACCGGGATGCAGTCCTCCGCCTTCTCCGATGAGCACCCCGAGACGGCGTAG
- a CDS encoding ABC transporter permease, with translation MTIADTATAPAAAATGKTSGGGGLGRYILVRFLLIIPTVFILVTLVFFLMRVVGDPISASVGGRLTPDQLNARLAEAGYDRPVLVQYFEYIGQIFTGDFGRTLTDNREISEILVTYGTGTLELVIYSLIVALAVGIPLGRFAAYRRDQIPDALLRIFAILCYATPVFFAALLLKLVFSVWLGWFPLGGRASTSTQLVLDRISGSTGINIIDALRTGRWDLISDVLAHAVLPAVALGLLTAGVFLRLVRTNLIGTLSMDYVDAARSRGVREGRLLRKHAYKPALIPIITVMGMQIALMLGGAILTETAFGWRGLGFQLAQYLGARDFVAVQGIVALLAVIVALTNFAVDVLAALIDPRVRY, from the coding sequence GTGACCATCGCTGACACAGCAACGGCTCCGGCCGCCGCCGCCACCGGAAAGACATCCGGGGGCGGCGGTCTGGGCCGCTACATCCTGGTGCGGTTTCTGCTGATCATCCCCACCGTGTTCATCCTGGTGACGCTGGTCTTCTTCCTCATGCGGGTGGTCGGTGACCCGATCTCCGCCTCGGTGGGAGGTCGGCTGACCCCCGACCAGCTCAACGCCCGCCTTGCCGAGGCCGGGTACGACCGGCCCGTGCTGGTGCAGTACTTCGAGTACATCGGCCAGATCTTCACCGGAGACTTCGGCCGCACCCTCACGGACAATCGTGAGATCAGCGAGATCCTGGTGACCTACGGCACCGGAACTCTCGAGCTGGTCATCTACTCCCTGATCGTCGCGCTCGCGGTCGGCATCCCGCTGGGACGCTTCGCCGCCTACCGCCGCGATCAGATCCCGGATGCGCTGCTGCGGATCTTCGCGATCCTCTGCTACGCCACTCCTGTCTTCTTCGCCGCCCTGCTGCTGAAGCTCGTCTTCTCCGTCTGGCTCGGCTGGTTCCCGCTGGGCGGCCGGGCGAGCACGAGCACCCAGCTGGTGCTCGACCGGATCTCGGGCTCCACGGGGATCAACATCATCGACGCGCTGCGCACCGGGCGGTGGGACCTCATCTCGGATGTGCTGGCACACGCGGTGCTGCCCGCCGTCGCCCTGGGTCTGCTCACCGCCGGAGTGTTCCTGCGGCTGGTGCGGACCAACCTCATCGGCACTCTCTCCATGGACTATGTCGACGCCGCCCGCTCCCGCGGAGTGCGCGAGGGCCGGCTGCTGCGCAAGCACGCGTACAAGCCGGCGCTGATCCCGATCATCACGGTCATGGGCATGCAGATTGCGCTGATGCTCGGCGGCGCCATCCTGACCGAGACGGCGTTCGGCTGGCGCGGGCTGGGCTTCCAGCTCGCCCAGTATCTCGGCGCCCGCGACTTCGTGGCCGTGCAGGGGATCGTGGCGCTGCTCGCCGTGATCGTCGCGCTGACCAACTTCGCCGTGGACGTCCTCGCCGCGCTGATCGACCCGAGAGTGAGGTACTGA
- a CDS encoding ABC transporter substrate-binding protein, whose protein sequence is MASAGQRRRVLSAVGLTASLALVLAACAETENIDGGGDSEDSGGSIAIGTTDVVTSLDPAGSYDNGSFSVQNQVYPFLMNTPYGSPDVEPDIAESAEFTEPTQYTVTLKEGLTFANGNELTSSDVKFTFDRQLEIADPNGPSSLLYNLDSVETPDDQTVVFNLNSEDDQTFPQILSSPAGPIVDEDVFSATELTPSEEIVEGDAFAGQYAITDYTENELIRYEAFEDYQGLLDPAETDVVTAQYFTEETQLKLAVQEGDIDLAFRNLSPTDLGDLREDENVTVHDGPGGEIRYIVFDFNTQPFGAETEDADEEQALAVRQAAASLLDREALSEEIYQGTYTPLYSYVPEGLTGAVEPLREMYGDGEGGPDAEAAASALEEAGVETPVELNLQYSPDHYGNSSDEEYAMIESQLESDGLFEVNLQSTLWDTYNSERVEGVYPAYQLGWFPDYSDADNYLAPFFLEDNFLVNGYSNQEVNDLILEQASTSDEAERTSMIEEAQELVAEDLSTLPYLQGAQVAVSGTDISGVTLDASFKFRYASLTR, encoded by the coding sequence ATGGCATCAGCTGGACAGCGGCGCCGCGTGCTCAGCGCGGTCGGCCTCACGGCATCGCTCGCACTCGTGCTCGCAGCATGCGCCGAGACGGAGAACATCGACGGTGGAGGCGACTCGGAAGATTCCGGGGGCAGCATCGCCATCGGAACCACTGACGTGGTCACATCCCTGGACCCTGCCGGTTCTTATGACAACGGCTCCTTCTCCGTGCAGAACCAGGTCTATCCATTCCTGATGAACACCCCCTATGGCAGCCCGGACGTCGAGCCGGACATCGCCGAGTCCGCGGAGTTCACCGAGCCCACGCAGTACACCGTCACGCTGAAGGAGGGTCTGACCTTCGCCAACGGCAACGAGCTGACCTCCTCCGATGTGAAGTTCACCTTCGACCGCCAGCTGGAGATCGCCGATCCCAACGGACCGTCCTCCCTGCTCTACAACCTGGACAGCGTCGAGACCCCGGATGACCAGACCGTGGTCTTCAACCTCAACAGCGAGGACGACCAGACGTTCCCGCAGATCCTCTCCTCGCCGGCAGGCCCGATCGTGGATGAGGATGTCTTCTCCGCCACCGAGCTGACTCCCTCCGAGGAGATCGTCGAGGGCGACGCGTTCGCCGGGCAGTATGCGATCACGGATTACACCGAGAACGAGCTGATCCGCTACGAGGCCTTCGAGGACTACCAGGGTCTGCTCGACCCGGCGGAGACCGACGTCGTCACCGCGCAGTACTTCACCGAGGAGACCCAGCTCAAGCTTGCAGTGCAGGAGGGCGACATTGATCTGGCCTTCCGCAACCTGAGCCCCACCGACCTCGGTGACCTGCGTGAGGACGAGAATGTCACCGTCCATGACGGCCCCGGCGGCGAGATCCGCTACATCGTCTTCGACTTCAACACGCAGCCCTTCGGTGCCGAGACCGAGGACGCCGACGAGGAGCAGGCCCTGGCCGTGCGCCAGGCAGCGGCGAGCCTGCTGGACCGCGAGGCGCTGAGCGAGGAGATCTACCAGGGCACCTACACCCCGCTGTACTCCTACGTCCCTGAGGGCCTGACCGGTGCTGTCGAGCCGCTGCGTGAGATGTACGGCGACGGCGAGGGCGGCCCGGATGCCGAGGCTGCTGCCAGCGCGCTGGAGGAGGCCGGTGTCGAGACACCGGTCGAGCTGAACCTGCAGTACAGCCCGGATCACTACGGCAACTCCTCGGATGAGGAATACGCCATGATCGAGAGCCAGCTGGAATCCGATGGTCTCTTCGAGGTCAACCTGCAGTCCACGCTGTGGGACACGTACAACTCGGAGCGCGTCGAGGGCGTCTACCCGGCCTACCAGCTCGGCTGGTTCCCGGACTACTCGGATGCAGACAACTACCTCGCCCCGTTCTTCCTGGAGGACAACTTCCTCGTCAACGGCTACTCCAACCAGGAGGTCAACGACCTCATCCTGGAGCAGGCCAGCACCTCCGACGAGGCAGAGCGCACCTCCATGATCGAGGAGGCCCAGGAGCTGGTGGCAGAGGATCTCTCCACGCTGCCGTACCTCCAGGGTGCACAGGTCGCGGTCTCGGGCACTGACATCAGCGGCGTGACGCTGGATGCGTCCTTCAAGTTCCGCTACGCCTCGCTGACCCGCTGA
- a CDS encoding UbiA family prenyltransferase — protein sequence MTGASLRVIRGLWGSTHPGPTLVVTVLAAALSLAAGLGPGRIGLLTAAVFAGQLSVGLSNDAFDAARDRAVGRTDKPIARGEISTSAAWTAAFVSLALALALSVPLGLGLVAAHALFLASAWSYNAGVKASPLSIVPFILGFGAFPAFATLAAPDPQLAAFWALLAGGALGAAIHLTNVLPDLDDDARTGISGLPHRLGARPSAALAAAAVLTGAIAVTAGAAQGELAEIPAISWVFFALEVAVVLVTFLLAVKGRSGRVLFRLVMLAALLLAAQLVAAGGSLTG from the coding sequence ATGACCGGTGCTTCTCTCAGGGTGATCCGCGGGCTGTGGGGCTCCACTCATCCCGGACCCACTCTGGTGGTCACTGTACTCGCGGCGGCGCTCTCGCTCGCCGCAGGGCTGGGTCCTGGGCGGATCGGGCTGCTCACAGCCGCGGTCTTCGCCGGCCAGCTCTCGGTGGGCCTGTCCAATGACGCCTTCGACGCCGCACGTGACCGGGCCGTGGGGCGCACCGACAAACCCATCGCGCGCGGCGAGATCAGCACATCCGCCGCATGGACGGCCGCGTTCGTCTCGCTGGCCCTCGCCCTGGCCCTCTCGGTCCCGCTGGGTCTGGGGCTGGTCGCCGCACATGCACTCTTCCTGGCCTCGGCCTGGTCCTACAACGCGGGGGTGAAGGCCAGTCCGCTGTCCATCGTGCCGTTCATCCTCGGCTTCGGCGCCTTCCCGGCCTTCGCCACTCTCGCGGCACCGGATCCCCAGCTCGCGGCGTTCTGGGCCCTGCTCGCCGGCGGTGCGCTGGGGGCCGCGATCCACCTGACCAATGTGCTGCCAGATCTCGACGACGACGCCCGCACCGGCATCTCCGGGCTGCCGCACCGGCTCGGTGCCCGGCCCTCGGCGGCGCTCGCGGCCGCTGCCGTGCTGACCGGAGCGATCGCCGTGACCGCCGGCGCGGCGCAGGGGGAGCTGGCGGAGATCCCAGCGATCTCCTGGGTATTCTTCGCACTGGAGGTCGCCGTGGTTCTGGTGACCTTCCTCCTGGCGGTGAAGGGACGCTCCGGGCGGGTGCTGTTCCGCCTCGTGATGCTGGCGGCCCTGCTCCTGGCCGCCCAGCTGGTGGCAGCCGGCGGTTCGCTCACCGGCTGA
- a CDS encoding ABC transporter permease: MSVPTDDHSSVPEPVEGSGAEADPLVTGQARQREPRWKRLPVVWQLRRSTGLQRGMLVAGLVLCAVFILAAVLAPLIAPYGFNQLSDAEGTFPRQAEPSSQFWWGTTVGGYDVFSRVVWGAQTAVLTVVLAVVLSIFLGIALGLISGYLGGWLDRILVTIADAIYAFPSLLLAIVVSIVISGGESGFISGILAAAISITVVFVPQYFRVVRAETVRLKAEPFVESARVLGASTPRILSRHVLRNATRSLPLIVTLNASEAILTLAGLGFLGFGINPTAASEWGYDLNRAISDVAGGIWWTGVFPGAAIVLLVLGITLVGESLNDLSDPRLRIRRRPKRVPRRTATVMKGAA; this comes from the coding sequence ATGTCTGTTCCCACTGATGACCATTCCTCCGTCCCGGAACCTGTGGAGGGCTCCGGCGCGGAGGCCGATCCCCTCGTGACCGGCCAGGCCCGCCAGCGTGAGCCGCGCTGGAAGCGGCTGCCCGTGGTCTGGCAGCTGCGCCGCAGCACCGGACTGCAGCGCGGCATGCTCGTCGCCGGGCTGGTGCTCTGTGCCGTGTTCATCCTCGCGGCGGTGCTTGCTCCGCTGATCGCCCCCTACGGCTTCAACCAGCTCTCCGACGCCGAGGGCACCTTCCCCCGCCAGGCCGAGCCTTCGTCCCAGTTCTGGTGGGGAACCACCGTCGGCGGCTATGACGTCTTCTCCCGGGTCGTCTGGGGTGCCCAGACCGCAGTGCTGACCGTGGTGCTCGCCGTCGTCCTCTCGATCTTCCTGGGCATCGCACTGGGTCTGATCTCGGGCTACCTCGGCGGCTGGCTGGACCGGATCCTGGTCACCATCGCCGACGCCATCTACGCCTTCCCCTCGCTGCTGCTGGCGATCGTGGTCTCCATCGTGATCTCCGGCGGCGAGTCCGGATTCATCAGCGGCATCCTGGCGGCGGCCATCTCGATCACCGTGGTCTTCGTGCCGCAGTACTTCCGCGTGGTGCGTGCCGAGACGGTGCGGCTCAAGGCGGAGCCCTTCGTGGAATCTGCTCGCGTGCTGGGAGCGTCCACGCCGCGGATCCTCTCCCGGCACGTGCTGCGCAACGCCACCCGGTCTCTGCCGCTGATCGTCACGCTCAACGCCTCCGAGGCGATCCTCACCCTCGCCGGGCTGGGGTTCCTCGGCTTCGGCATCAACCCCACGGCGGCCTCCGAGTGGGGCTATGACCTCAATCGGGCGATCTCCGACGTCGCCGGCGGGATCTGGTGGACCGGTGTCTTCCCGGGCGCCGCCATCGTCCTGCTGGTCCTCGGCATCACACTTGTCGGTGAGTCGCTCAACGATCTCTCCGATCCTCGTCTGCGGATCCGGCGCCGCCCCAAGCGCGTGCCCCGGCGCACCGCCACGGTCATGAAGGGAGCGGCGTGA